A single region of the Thermocrinis jamiesonii genome encodes:
- a CDS encoding flippase-like domain-containing protein, with the protein MLRSFLYGIFITVIILFLSFVYVIKRTLSKDLVEVFLSLDKRFVLLSLFSMFLYHTFDNLRLFILSRAMNLHYPFLYGYVISFINTFGATITPAHVGGEMMSLYTLSRKGARLHKVMSIVTMKTITGAVFFLLFIPIVVHYFYRNPQVVLRLLVILLVISLFSLAFYRIGRILFNRSAQKSSLIAKVKYTFSRFLVVTKLFLKNKKLHLAFATLYSVLLYVSFLLSGAFLIKAFEQSVSFYEATYAQIILLYAIFLSPTPGGSGVGELGGIEVFSSFLSLSAVGGFVILWRFITQYISAIVGGVLFFFLFVKDSKGYLLK; encoded by the coding sequence GTGCTGAGGTCCTTTCTTTACGGAATTTTTATAACTGTTATTATCCTGTTTCTTTCCTTTGTTTATGTGATAAAAAGAACGTTAAGTAAAGATTTAGTTGAGGTTTTTTTATCCTTGGATAAGCGATTTGTTTTGCTTTCCCTTTTTAGTATGTTTTTGTACCACACTTTTGACAACCTTAGACTTTTTATCCTATCAAGGGCAATGAATCTGCACTATCCTTTTCTGTATGGTTACGTTATTTCTTTCATAAACACCTTTGGAGCTACTATAACTCCCGCCCACGTGGGGGGAGAGATGATGTCTCTTTATACTCTTTCCAGAAAAGGTGCTAGATTGCACAAAGTGATGAGCATTGTTACTATGAAGACTATAACGGGGGCAGTCTTTTTTCTTCTGTTCATTCCCATTGTGGTGCATTACTTCTACAGAAATCCTCAGGTTGTTCTAAGGCTTTTGGTTATTTTGTTGGTTATCAGTTTGTTTAGCCTTGCATTTTACAGAATAGGAAGGATACTCTTCAATAGGTCTGCGCAAAAATCAAGTTTGATAGCGAAAGTAAAATATACCTTTAGCAGATTTTTGGTAGTGACTAAGCTATTTTTGAAAAACAAGAAACTACACTTAGCCTTTGCTACACTTTATAGTGTGCTGCTTTATGTATCCTTTTTGCTCTCTGGTGCATTTTTGATAAAGGCTTTTGAGCAGTCTGTAAGTTTCTATGAAGCCACTTATGCTCAAATAATATTGCTTTACGCTATATTTTTGAGTCCTACACCGGGTGGTAGTGGGGTGGGTGAGCTGGGTGGGATAGAGGTTTTCTCCAGCTTTCTTTCACTTTCAGCTGTGGGTGGGTTCGTTATACTTTGGCGTTTTATAACTCAGTATATAAGCGCTATAGTGGGTGGTGTGCTGTTTTTCTTTTTATTTGTTAAAGACTCAAAAGGCTATCTTTTGAAATGA
- the uppP gene encoding undecaprenyl-diphosphatase UppP, whose translation MSPKDAIILGFVEGLTEFLPVSSTGHLILTAHILGLTHNEFTKSFEISIQLGAILAVFSLYLKRFLTDFETWKRIILAFLPTGILGFILYRFIKGYLIGNDLVVVVSLLLGGVFLIFADRWCERFCHIDQVQKLALSKAFVIGLFQSLAMVPGVSRSGATIIGGMLMGLNRKQAAEFSFLLAVPTMLSATGYDLYKSYSQFSFQEFHLLAIGFAVSFLTAILSVKLFLRFVSSYSFLPFGIYRMLVSLLYSYFFLF comes from the coding sequence ATGAGTCCAAAGGATGCGATTATCTTAGGCTTTGTTGAAGGATTGACAGAATTTTTGCCAGTATCTTCCACTGGCCATCTTATACTCACAGCCCATATATTAGGCTTAACTCACAATGAATTTACCAAAAGCTTTGAGATTTCTATCCAGCTTGGTGCCATACTGGCGGTTTTTTCCCTTTACCTAAAAAGATTCTTAACAGACTTTGAAACATGGAAGAGAATAATATTGGCTTTCCTTCCTACTGGCATACTTGGCTTTATCCTTTATAGGTTCATCAAAGGCTACTTGATCGGAAATGATTTGGTGGTAGTAGTTAGCCTTCTCTTAGGTGGCGTTTTTTTGATTTTTGCGGACAGGTGGTGTGAAAGATTTTGCCATATAGATCAAGTTCAAAAGTTAGCCCTTAGCAAAGCTTTTGTGATTGGTCTTTTTCAGTCTTTGGCTATGGTGCCGGGCGTATCCCGAAGCGGAGCAACAATAATAGGCGGTATGCTTATGGGACTAAACAGAAAACAAGCAGCAGAATTTTCCTTTTTGCTGGCAGTGCCCACCATGCTATCCGCCACAGGCTATGACCTTTACAAGTCCTACTCTCAGTTTAGCTTTCAGGAGTTTCATCTTTTGGCAATAGGCTTTGCAGTTTCCTTCTTAACAGCCATCCTATCAGTAAAGCTTTTCCTAAGATTTGTATCTTCATACAGTTTTCTACCCTTTGGTATCTACAGAATGTTAGTTAGTCTCTTGTATTCATACTTCTTCTTGTTTTAG
- the thyX gene encoding FAD-dependent thymidylate synthase: MNIFLLGSDQRIVRAARVSFAKDEQVQIERDIKLIKYLLENRHSSPFEHVVVAFESSEDFWLDLLRRVKNPTFQAYFDGKFIWLNLRNIINALDYIPQKVMHTLKERLPATYAVIKGEEVNGYSTDKAYIREKRETSSGFIALVDSLELDSPMDYYTFVVECPIFVARQWFRHRFGSYNEVSRRYVSYEPSFYIPTYLRKQAKRNKQASLDQPVEEPWNSQFLEKIGFYIKELNKLYLQMVEKEVAKEIARGILPQFMKTRFYWTVPRISLDNFISLRIHESAQKEIREFALAIKEMVGYKEWDKTMRL; encoded by the coding sequence ATGAACATCTTTTTGCTCGGTTCTGACCAAAGAATAGTGCGTGCTGCAAGGGTTTCTTTCGCCAAAGACGAACAGGTGCAAATAGAAAGGGACATAAAGCTCATAAAATATCTATTAGAAAACAGGCACTCTTCTCCCTTTGAACACGTAGTAGTTGCCTTTGAATCTTCGGAAGATTTTTGGCTTGATCTTTTGAGAAGAGTAAAAAATCCTACCTTTCAAGCTTACTTTGACGGAAAGTTCATCTGGCTAAACCTTAGAAACATTATCAATGCGTTGGATTACATACCTCAAAAGGTTATGCATACGCTCAAAGAAAGGCTCCCAGCGACATATGCTGTGATAAAAGGAGAGGAGGTAAATGGCTATTCTACCGATAAGGCTTACATAAGGGAGAAAAGGGAAACCTCTTCGGGATTTATTGCTTTAGTAGATAGTTTAGAGCTGGACAGCCCTATGGACTATTACACTTTTGTGGTGGAGTGTCCCATATTTGTTGCAAGGCAATGGTTCAGGCATAGGTTTGGTTCTTACAATGAAGTAAGCAGAAGGTATGTAAGTTACGAGCCAAGCTTTTATATACCCACTTACCTTAGAAAGCAAGCAAAACGTAACAAGCAGGCAAGCTTAGACCAACCAGTGGAAGAACCCTGGAACTCCCAATTTTTAGAAAAGATTGGCTTTTACATCAAAGAGTTAAACAAATTGTATCTTCAGATGGTAGAAAAAGAGGTAGCAAAGGAAATAGCGAGGGGCATATTACCTCAGTTTATGAAAACGCGCTTTTATTGGACAGTGCCAAGGATTTCATTGGATAACTTTATAAGCCTTCGCATCCATGAGTCAGCCCAAAAGGAGATAAGAGAGTTTGCCTTAGCTATAAAGGAAATGGTAGGATATAAAGAATGGGACAAAACTATGCGACTTTGA
- the lpxK gene encoding tetraacyldisaccharide 4'-kinase, whose translation MNLFNPYYYAVKLRNWLYDRGILKSYALDVPVVCVGNLSVGGSGKTSLVRFISNALSEKFHVAVLLRGYKRKTKGLLVASYRGEVKAGWEEVGDEAYMLSKVLKNSSVLVCEDRVLGGNFAIKELEAEVIILDDGFQHRRLKPDLSIVLLKEGDLKDRLLPFGRLREPLSALKRADAVVLSYQDVKEWDLTLEKPVFKLYRTNWRIVSADGKIVDHKDKTFVAFSALGDNGQFFQTLVKLGIKVEKFLSFPDHYHYKNFVLKKEKLYLTTLKDFFKLKPSENLFYLDFDLRVDGLLGFIINNIRAGSSAGRATDS comes from the coding sequence ATGAACCTTTTTAATCCTTACTACTACGCTGTAAAGCTCAGAAATTGGCTATACGATAGGGGGATTTTGAAGTCTTATGCCTTGGATGTGCCTGTTGTATGCGTAGGGAATCTTTCGGTAGGTGGCAGTGGAAAGACAAGCTTGGTAAGGTTTATCTCAAATGCTCTTTCTGAAAAATTTCATGTCGCGGTGCTTTTGAGGGGATACAAAAGGAAAACTAAGGGCCTTTTGGTGGCATCCTACAGAGGGGAAGTTAAAGCAGGTTGGGAAGAGGTAGGAGACGAAGCTTACATGCTCTCAAAGGTCTTGAAAAACTCAAGCGTGTTGGTGTGCGAAGACAGGGTCTTAGGAGGAAACTTTGCGATAAAGGAGCTTGAAGCGGAAGTTATAATCCTTGACGATGGGTTTCAACACAGAAGGTTAAAACCTGACCTAAGCATAGTGCTTCTAAAGGAAGGGGATTTAAAAGACAGGCTTTTGCCCTTTGGACGTTTAAGAGAACCATTAAGTGCGCTCAAAAGGGCTGATGCTGTGGTGCTTTCTTACCAAGATGTAAAGGAATGGGATCTTACCTTAGAAAAGCCTGTCTTTAAACTTTACAGGACCAACTGGAGGATAGTTTCCGCTGATGGAAAGATTGTGGATCACAAAGACAAAACCTTTGTTGCTTTTTCCGCTTTGGGAGACAACGGGCAGTTTTTTCAGACCTTGGTAAAGCTTGGGATAAAAGTTGAAAAGTTTTTGAGCTTTCCAGACCACTATCACTACAAAAACTTCGTGCTAAAAAAGGAAAAGCTTTACCTAACCACTTTAAAAGACTTTTTTAAACTTAAACCTTCAGAAAATTTATTCTACCTTGACTTTGACCTTAGGGTGGATGGTCTTTTAGGGTTTATAATTAACAATATAAGGGCTGGTAGCTCAGCTGGCAGAGCAACGGACTCTTAA
- a CDS encoding 4Fe-4S dicluster-binding protein: protein MYYVAEVINEECSKYNCKQCTLFCPEPNTLMYSDEEHHAYVISERCKGCGLCVYVCSNLLKRNAIRMVMPEVHARK from the coding sequence ATGTACTATGTGGCAGAAGTGATAAACGAGGAGTGTTCCAAGTATAACTGTAAGCAATGCACTCTTTTCTGCCCGGAGCCAAACACACTGATGTATTCGGATGAAGAACACCACGCTTACGTAATTTCTGAAAGGTGTAAAGGTTGTGGCCTTTGTGTTTATGTTTGCAGTAACCTTTTAAAGCGTAATGCTATTCGTATGGTAATGCCAGAGGTCCATGCGAGAAAATAA
- a CDS encoding 2Fe-2S iron-sulfur cluster-binding protein → MTSIVSITVDGKKIEAEKGKPLLQALLDAGIQVPYFCYHPKLRIIGACRMCIVYNEKTGRLITSCNTPVEEDMVISTKHPLVVENQKYLLQAFMTRHPLDCPICDKAGECDLQNYGALFGPQKQIVPVSALEKERHQLDWESDFLEYYSNRCVVCYRCTRACDEVVSAKALYVEERGFQANIAPAVRPMDTSTCEMCGLCVYVCPVGAIISKPFKYWTRSWLLKKGLTACNLCSVGCQIQVEYGVGDWMSAEKVYRTKPTDSLDICAKAFFGYDALNQNRLKSPELFGKEESYGNISQLISTYLRTNQGKTAIILSSYLSNESLLAIKEIAQRCGAIVTSTLSVNLYPFLESYGTYEPFEWEKIKEYDQFLLIGEDLTSTATVLSYYIKGKVYKIGKVERDVKLRPKEISLDDLSSLEGRGLVVVNLEGLVGNEARLWGERIRKFKEEKGWDVMLVCKEANFLGVLKTFSSEEMSPMDLVIEEVERGNITNLFIFGEDVLDFYPLERIAGLKDKVEHLVVFSPFFDGLASYASIRIPMFLMGEEEGTYLSLMGEVKTKKFLPWGGSLSQFLMNLSELLPKEKVGIKKLEGKTSIENSLFKAHLYKGSWINTRSENLNKLYAKNIIEEVSHV, encoded by the coding sequence ATGACATCCATAGTTAGCATAACTGTAGATGGAAAGAAGATAGAAGCTGAAAAGGGTAAGCCCCTTCTTCAAGCTTTGCTGGACGCAGGCATTCAAGTTCCCTACTTTTGCTACCATCCAAAGCTAAGGATAATAGGTGCCTGTAGGATGTGCATAGTTTATAACGAAAAAACTGGAAGGCTTATTACTTCTTGTAATACGCCCGTAGAAGAGGATATGGTAATATCCACCAAGCATCCTTTGGTGGTAGAAAACCAAAAGTATTTACTACAAGCCTTCATGACAAGACATCCCTTAGACTGTCCAATATGCGACAAGGCTGGAGAATGCGACCTTCAGAACTACGGAGCTCTGTTTGGACCACAAAAGCAGATTGTGCCTGTCTCTGCCCTTGAAAAAGAAAGGCATCAACTGGACTGGGAGAGTGATTTTCTGGAGTATTACTCAAACAGGTGCGTGGTTTGTTATAGATGCACCAGAGCGTGCGATGAGGTAGTTTCTGCAAAAGCCCTTTATGTGGAAGAGAGAGGTTTTCAGGCAAACATAGCGCCAGCGGTAAGACCTATGGACACATCTACCTGTGAGATGTGTGGGCTATGCGTCTATGTTTGTCCTGTGGGTGCCATTATCTCAAAGCCTTTTAAGTATTGGACAAGAAGCTGGCTACTCAAAAAGGGTCTAACCGCATGTAATCTTTGTTCGGTCGGCTGTCAGATCCAAGTGGAATATGGTGTGGGAGATTGGATGTCAGCAGAAAAGGTTTATAGAACAAAGCCAACAGATAGTTTAGATATATGTGCAAAGGCTTTCTTTGGATATGACGCCCTCAACCAAAACCGTCTGAAAAGTCCAGAACTCTTTGGAAAAGAAGAGTCTTATGGAAACATATCCCAGCTTATAAGCACCTATCTTAGAACAAATCAAGGAAAAACCGCAATAATTCTGTCCTCTTACCTAAGCAACGAAAGTCTTTTGGCTATCAAAGAAATAGCCCAAAGGTGCGGTGCGATCGTAACATCAACCTTAAGCGTAAATCTCTATCCTTTCTTAGAATCCTACGGAACTTACGAACCCTTTGAGTGGGAAAAGATAAAAGAATACGATCAATTCCTTTTGATAGGAGAGGACCTAACATCCACTGCTACTGTGCTGTCTTACTACATAAAGGGCAAAGTTTATAAGATAGGCAAGGTAGAGAGGGATGTAAAGTTGAGACCAAAGGAGATTAGTTTGGATGATCTTAGCTCTTTGGAAGGTAGGGGCTTAGTGGTGGTAAATCTGGAAGGGCTTGTGGGGAACGAGGCAAGGCTTTGGGGTGAGAGGATAAGAAAGTTCAAAGAAGAAAAAGGCTGGGATGTGATGCTGGTGTGTAAGGAGGCAAATTTCTTAGGTGTTCTAAAGACTTTTTCCTCCGAAGAGATGTCCCCTATGGATCTGGTGATCGAAGAGGTAGAAAGAGGGAATATAACAAACCTTTTCATCTTTGGAGAGGACGTTTTGGACTTTTATCCCTTGGAAAGGATAGCAGGTCTTAAAGACAAAGTGGAGCACCTTGTGGTCTTTTCTCCTTTCTTTGATGGGCTTGCCTCTTATGCCTCTATTAGGATCCCGATGTTTCTTATGGGCGAAGAAGAAGGCACCTATCTTAGCCTTATGGGAGAGGTAAAGACTAAAAAGTTCTTGCCTTGGGGTGGAAGTTTAAGCCAATTTTTGATGAACCTTTCAGAGCTTTTGCCAAAAGAAAAGGTAGGCATAAAGAAATTGGAAGGAAAGACATCCATTGAAAATTCTCTCTTTAAGGCCCATCTTTACAAAGGCAGTTGGATAAACACAAGAAGCGAGAACTTGAACAAACTTTATGCTAAGAACATTATAGAGGAGGTGAGCCATGTTTAG
- the thrB gene encoding homoserine kinase, with the protein MGQNYATLRVPASTSNLGSGFDTLGLALSLYNYFTAEPSDRWSFEIEGEGKDLPKDDENLFARVYIRACEVFGGRPFPLKVKMINHIPTARGLGSSATAIVSALKFWELFQSKELSVEEKLRVAFEFEPHPDNLLPALLGGFLICAVDEGVYYQRLDFPEDIKIVVCIPDFELSTKKAREVLRKEISLKDAIYNLQRASLLIGSLCKRNYGLLKEAVKDRLHQPYRKELILGFNDVLESAYSSGALAVFLSGAGPTVASFCLEEEDKVGKAMVSAFERHGVRARYLSLSVDKEGAVFTKPPA; encoded by the coding sequence ATGGGACAAAACTATGCGACTTTGAGGGTGCCCGCAAGCACGAGCAACTTAGGTTCTGGCTTTGACACCTTGGGCCTTGCCCTAAGTCTTTACAACTACTTTACCGCCGAGCCTTCAGACAGATGGTCCTTTGAGATAGAAGGAGAAGGAAAAGATCTACCTAAGGATGATGAAAATTTGTTCGCAAGGGTGTATATTAGAGCTTGCGAAGTTTTTGGGGGAAGGCCTTTTCCCCTGAAAGTTAAAATGATAAACCACATACCTACAGCCAGAGGTTTAGGTTCTTCTGCTACAGCCATAGTCTCTGCGTTAAAATTTTGGGAACTCTTTCAGAGTAAAGAGTTAAGCGTTGAAGAAAAGCTAAGGGTAGCCTTTGAGTTTGAACCTCATCCAGACAATCTGCTACCTGCCCTTTTGGGAGGCTTTCTGATTTGCGCCGTGGATGAAGGTGTTTATTACCAAAGGCTTGACTTTCCAGAGGACATAAAGATTGTGGTTTGCATACCAGATTTTGAGCTTTCAACCAAGAAAGCAAGGGAAGTTCTAAGGAAGGAAATCTCTCTAAAAGATGCGATTTACAACCTTCAGAGGGCAAGTCTTCTGATTGGCAGTCTCTGTAAGAGAAACTATGGGCTTTTGAAGGAAGCGGTAAAGGATAGACTGCATCAGCCATACAGAAAGGAGCTAATTCTGGGTTTTAACGATGTATTAGAGAGTGCCTACTCTTCTGGAGCTTTGGCGGTGTTTTTAAGTGGTGCAGGTCCCACAGTAGCTTCTTTCTGCTTGGAAGAAGAAGACAAAGTAGGAAAGGCTATGGTATCTGCCTTTGAAAGACATGGCGTGCGCGCAAGATATTTGTCCCTTTCTGTGGATAAAGAAGGTGCGGTCTTTACCAAACCTCCAGCTTGA
- a CDS encoding DUF3108 domain-containing protein, with protein MFFLLLFLPFSILASELTLCYKAYYLFFPVARTCITYKQEGENLKVSSWVRTINVGSLVKRVYNHGYAVIYIKSLTPIEFFYHQEEGSFKRRQHYTFKDSKIYVKEIHYVELTEEQERIEERVYDYTDYVDPYTASLMLYKSALKEQSGNLKMFYDGKTYSIPYSVVGEEWVLEKYRALVLNVQPNIKTKGLLKPKGMWRLWIDRENLFPVKMQLLFVLGSVKAVLEEVKGDIELLKRILL; from the coding sequence ATGTTTTTCCTTTTATTGTTTTTACCTTTCAGCATACTTGCCAGCGAGCTTACCCTTTGCTATAAGGCTTACTATTTGTTTTTCCCTGTAGCCCGCACCTGCATAACCTACAAGCAGGAAGGAGAAAATCTAAAGGTTTCAAGTTGGGTCAGAACCATCAACGTAGGTAGCCTTGTAAAAAGGGTATATAACCACGGCTATGCGGTAATTTACATAAAAAGTTTAACTCCAATTGAGTTTTTCTACCACCAAGAAGAAGGAAGCTTTAAGAGAAGACAGCACTATACCTTTAAAGACTCAAAGATTTACGTAAAAGAGATACACTACGTAGAGCTAACAGAAGAACAAGAAAGGATAGAGGAAAGAGTTTATGATTATACGGATTATGTGGATCCCTATACCGCAAGTTTGATGCTATACAAGAGCGCTCTAAAAGAACAAAGCGGAAACTTGAAGATGTTTTACGATGGCAAAACTTACAGCATACCATACTCCGTGGTGGGTGAAGAGTGGGTATTGGAAAAATACAGGGCTTTGGTTTTAAACGTGCAACCCAATATAAAAACAAAAGGACTTTTGAAGCCAAAAGGTATGTGGAGACTGTGGATAGATAGGGAAAATTTGTTTCCTGTAAAGATGCAGTTGCTTTTTGTTTTAGGAAGTGTAAAGGCGGTTCTGGAAGAGGTAAAGGGAGATATAGAGCTTTTAAAGAGGATACTTTTATGA
- a CDS encoding MBL fold metallo-hydrolase, whose amino-acid sequence MFRMFKLLVLFFALAFAFSPEMKLKRVKENIYMVRGVDGLPSLENRGFMSNAFAVLTKEGWVVIDAPSTPSLSKEFVDNLWRVKKAPIKYAIITHYHPDHWYGAKTYKQLGAKIIAHYKLLEEYNSGEAVISLEGAKQRFKGLFDDVELIPPDIVVKDSMELKVGSEVFKLVALEPAHTNNDLLVYLPKSKVLFVGDLVSKNRIVFVGDRNASIGGWLRALEVIKGFDAEVILAGHNEPLKKDSIEDTYRYLSYLRENIKRMKEEGKPLDDIKQALQNNPFSNYVMYREFHNANIFAVYNQLDLEE is encoded by the coding sequence ATGTTTAGGATGTTTAAGCTCTTAGTTTTGTTTTTTGCTTTAGCTTTTGCCTTTTCTCCTGAAATGAAGCTCAAGAGGGTAAAAGAAAACATATACATGGTTAGGGGTGTGGATGGGTTACCTTCCCTTGAAAACAGGGGTTTTATGTCCAACGCCTTTGCGGTTTTGACAAAAGAAGGATGGGTAGTTATTGATGCCCCTTCCACTCCTTCCCTATCAAAAGAATTCGTGGATAACTTGTGGAGAGTAAAGAAAGCACCAATTAAATACGCCATAATAACTCACTACCATCCAGATCACTGGTATGGAGCAAAAACGTACAAACAACTCGGCGCAAAGATCATCGCTCACTACAAACTTTTAGAAGAGTATAATTCTGGAGAGGCTGTCATATCCTTAGAAGGAGCAAAGCAGAGGTTTAAAGGCTTGTTTGATGATGTAGAACTTATACCACCAGATATAGTGGTAAAGGACTCTATGGAGCTAAAGGTTGGAAGTGAAGTTTTTAAATTGGTAGCCTTAGAACCGGCCCACACTAACAACGATCTTTTGGTCTACCTTCCCAAAAGCAAGGTTCTGTTCGTTGGAGACTTGGTAAGCAAGAACAGAATAGTGTTTGTGGGAGACAGGAATGCAAGTATAGGTGGTTGGCTAAGAGCTTTGGAAGTAATAAAAGGCTTTGATGCGGAGGTTATATTGGCAGGTCATAACGAACCACTGAAGAAAGACAGCATAGAAGATACCTACAGATATCTAAGTTACCTTAGGGAAAATATAAAGAGGATGAAAGAAGAAGGAAAGCCTTTGGATGATATAAAACAAGCGCTTCAGAACAATCCTTTTTCTAACTACGTCATGTACAGAGAGTTTCACAACGCCAACATTTTTGCAGTGTATAATCAGCTGGACTTAGAGGAATAA
- the ppa gene encoding inorganic diphosphatase, whose protein sequence is MDLKKIPAGKNPPEDIYVVVEIPQDSPIKYELDKESGAIFVDRFLFTAMHYPFNYGFIPQTLADDGDPVDVLVVSRYPVVPGSVLRCRPIGALEMRDEEGIDTKLIAVPHSKIDPTFDNIKSVDDLPKALLDRIKHFFEHYKELEPGKWVKVEEFKGIQFAIEEIKKGIENYKNLNEK, encoded by the coding sequence ATGGATCTGAAAAAAATACCCGCTGGGAAAAACCCTCCTGAAGACATATACGTGGTAGTTGAAATACCCCAAGACAGCCCCATAAAGTATGAGCTGGACAAAGAAAGTGGGGCGATCTTTGTAGATAGGTTCTTATTTACAGCTATGCATTATCCTTTTAACTACGGCTTTATACCTCAAACTTTGGCTGATGATGGAGATCCGGTGGATGTGCTTGTTGTATCAAGGTATCCGGTGGTTCCTGGAAGTGTGTTAAGGTGCAGACCCATAGGCGCTTTGGAGATGAGGGACGAAGAAGGTATAGACACAAAGCTTATAGCGGTGCCCCACTCAAAGATAGATCCAACCTTTGATAACATCAAAAGCGTGGATGACCTTCCTAAGGCTCTTCTGGATAGGATAAAACACTTTTTTGAGCATTACAAAGAGTTGGAACCGGGTAAGTGGGTAAAGGTGGAAGAGTTCAAAGGTATTCAGTTTGCAATAGAGGAGATCAAAAAGGGCATAGAAAACTACAAAAATCTTAATGAAAAGTGA
- a CDS encoding carbon monoxide dehydrogenase beta subunit family protein yields MALLGPSGYSPYPVAVYEGLLNPPPGKALMFNEIVDEEIAMREAAKAMLTLPNATIFPGPQVLYAWNEEAKEKAKLVRKMAEVLNARIIPMYDYRPKYPKINPEVEINPNHPNLTIWHNKIKACIFVGVHCHYANVALKIIRAETDCFTIAMCGMAGHEDAMITLRDQQIEEMEKFIKIAEEVKRELGK; encoded by the coding sequence ATGGCGCTTTTAGGTCCGTCAGGTTATTCACCCTACCCAGTTGCGGTTTATGAAGGGCTCTTAAACCCGCCACCAGGAAAGGCTCTTATGTTTAACGAAATAGTGGATGAAGAGATAGCTATGAGGGAAGCAGCAAAAGCTATGCTAACACTTCCTAACGCAACTATATTCCCAGGTCCCCAAGTGCTTTACGCTTGGAACGAAGAAGCAAAGGAAAAGGCAAAGCTCGTCAGAAAGATGGCTGAAGTTTTGAACGCAAGGATAATACCCATGTATGACTATAGACCAAAATATCCAAAGATAAATCCTGAGGTTGAAATAAACCCAAACCATCCAAACCTTACCATATGGCACAACAAGATAAAGGCCTGCATATTCGTTGGGGTTCATTGTCACTACGCCAACGTAGCCCTAAAGATCATAAGGGCTGAGACGGATTGCTTTACCATAGCTATGTGTGGTATGGCTGGACACGAGGATGCTATGATAACCCTCAGGGATCAGCAAATAGAGGAGATGGAAAAGTTCATAAAAATAGCCGAGGAAGTTAAAAGAGAATTAGGAAAGTGA
- a CDS encoding DeoR family transcriptional regulator, whose product MNRKEQILNLIAKGYTTVKSLAEYFNVSLMTIYRDVRELEKEGKIIRRHGELLLKSEEEQSQETGACAYCGKILDRRLEFVYRLKSKAVCACCAHCGLLLYNDVQDKEIQSCMTRDFISGNPINCFSAWYVVGSSAKPCCIPSVIAFADKEDAEKFAKGFGGKVFDFETALRAVEELMKRGHQVVWEQML is encoded by the coding sequence ATGAACAGGAAAGAGCAGATCTTAAACCTCATAGCCAAGGGCTACACCACTGTAAAATCCTTAGCGGAATATTTTAATGTCTCTTTAATGACCATATACAGAGATGTTAGGGAGTTGGAAAAGGAGGGAAAGATAATCAGAAGACATGGAGAACTCCTTTTAAAATCTGAGGAAGAGCAATCTCAGGAAACTGGAGCATGCGCTTATTGTGGAAAGATCTTGGATAGACGTTTGGAATTTGTGTATAGACTTAAAAGTAAAGCTGTTTGTGCTTGTTGTGCCCACTGTGGGCTGTTGCTTTATAATGACGTTCAGGATAAAGAGATTCAATCTTGTATGACACGGGATTTTATATCGGGAAACCCTATCAATTGCTTTTCCGCTTGGTATGTGGTAGGATCCTCCGCCAAGCCTTGTTGCATTCCCTCCGTTATAGCTTTTGCCGATAAAGAGGATGCAGAAAAATTCGCCAAAGGGTTTGGCGGAAAGGTTTTTGATTTTGAAACCGCTCTCCGTGCTGTAGAAGAGCTTATGAAAAGAGGACATCAAGTAGTTTGGGAGCAGATGTTATAG